In Ensifer canadensis, a genomic segment contains:
- a CDS encoding universal stress protein, giving the protein MVSTRLSRLEGHRRKFMAVIDDTPECGRAVHYAGMRAKNSNGGLVLLYVIADGDFQQWLGVEEIMRAEARDEAEATLAKVAQSVRERIGIEPEIVIREGAATEQIHSAIEEDRDIAILVLAAGSAKEGPGPLVSSIAGKAAAFPIPVTVIPDLLTDEEIDALS; this is encoded by the coding sequence ATGGTCTCGACCCGACTCTCACGACTTGAAGGTCACCGCCGCAAATTCATGGCGGTGATCGACGATACCCCGGAATGCGGCCGCGCTGTCCACTATGCTGGCATGCGCGCCAAGAATTCCAATGGCGGTCTCGTCCTGCTCTATGTCATCGCCGACGGCGACTTCCAGCAATGGCTGGGGGTCGAGGAAATCATGCGTGCGGAAGCGCGCGACGAGGCGGAAGCGACGCTCGCCAAGGTGGCGCAGTCCGTCCGCGAGCGCATCGGAATAGAACCCGAAATCGTCATCCGCGAAGGGGCAGCAACCGAGCAGATCCATTCGGCCATCGAAGAGGATCGCGACATCGCCATCCTGGTTCTGGCCGCAGGCTCGGCAAAGGAGGGCCCCGGTCCGCTGGTGTCGTCGATCGCCGGCAAGGCGGCCGCCTTCCCGATCCCGGTGACGGTCATCCCGGATCTGCTCACCGACGAGGAAATCGACGCGCTCAGCTGA
- a CDS encoding GNAT family N-acetyltransferase, protein MNFTDYFTRRAEFDIFPLEEPDLIAAAGLHRQRFAAPWSDGEIHALLVQDTVFGFVARQTNGSLRPAFGGFVLSRAVAGEAEILTIGVDPRYARSGLGWRLMQAAMREASVKGSDTLFLEVDETNQAAIGLYRKLGFLKVGERRAYYQDKTGQRTAALVMRLDLR, encoded by the coding sequence ATGAACTTCACCGATTACTTCACGCGCCGTGCCGAATTCGACATCTTCCCGCTGGAAGAGCCGGATCTCATCGCCGCCGCCGGCCTGCATCGCCAGCGCTTCGCGGCGCCTTGGAGCGATGGCGAAATCCACGCCTTGCTGGTCCAGGACACGGTGTTCGGCTTTGTCGCTCGCCAGACCAACGGCTCGCTCCGGCCTGCCTTCGGCGGCTTCGTTCTGTCGCGTGCGGTGGCCGGCGAGGCCGAAATCCTGACCATCGGCGTCGATCCGCGCTATGCCCGTTCCGGCCTCGGCTGGCGGCTGATGCAGGCGGCGATGCGCGAAGCTTCGGTCAAGGGATCGGACACGCTGTTCCTCGAAGTGGACGAGACCAATCAGGCCGCGATCGGGCTTTACCGTAAGCTCGGCTTCCTCAAGGTCGGCGAACGCCGCGCCTATTACCAGGACAAGACAGGACAGCGCACCGCTGCGCTTGTCATGCGGCTCGATCTTCGCTAG
- the tsaB gene encoding tRNA (adenosine(37)-N6)-threonylcarbamoyltransferase complex dimerization subunit type 1 TsaB, which produces MIVLAIDTSGSGCSAAIYDSGSSAVLGQSGADIGRGHAERLMEFVDEALVAADRPIGDIDRIAVTIGPGSFTGIRVGVATARGLALALGKPAVGISSLHVIAEEARSAAPGKSVLVAIDAKRDEVYVQAYDAAGHAVTEPEALSVTVARDRFAGFEGCVAGSGAELLASLTPVKTPDLVDIAVVARLGVIADPASAKPKPLYLRGPDAKPQAGFAVARA; this is translated from the coding sequence ATGATCGTACTTGCCATCGACACATCAGGGTCCGGCTGTTCCGCTGCCATCTATGACAGTGGTTCGTCGGCAGTTCTCGGGCAATCCGGTGCCGACATCGGCCGTGGCCATGCCGAAAGGCTGATGGAGTTCGTCGACGAGGCGCTCGTCGCAGCCGATCGCCCGATCGGCGATATCGACCGCATCGCCGTCACCATCGGCCCGGGATCGTTCACCGGTATCCGTGTCGGGGTCGCGACGGCGCGCGGACTGGCGCTTGCGCTTGGCAAGCCCGCGGTCGGCATTTCCTCCCTTCACGTTATCGCAGAAGAAGCCCGTTCCGCGGCGCCGGGCAAATCGGTGCTGGTCGCGATCGACGCCAAGCGCGACGAGGTCTATGTCCAGGCCTACGATGCCGCAGGCCATGCCGTCACGGAGCCGGAAGCGCTGTCGGTCACGGTTGCCCGCGACCGCTTTGCCGGTTTCGAGGGATGCGTGGCCGGTTCGGGCGCCGAACTGCTCGCCTCTCTGACGCCGGTCAAGACCCCGGATCTCGTCGATATCGCAGTCGTTGCGCGGCTCGGTGTTATTGCTGATCCAGCCTCGGCCAAGCCGAAGCCGCTATATCTTCGTGGGCCCGACGCCAAGCCGCAAGCGGGCTTTGCCGTTGCCCGAGCCTAG
- a CDS encoding lysophospholipid acyltransferase family protein, which yields MINWLRIILFALVLALASLVLMPIQIVCLWLDLKPRRLLPRYWHRMACYLLGIKVRVHGMPERRRPLLLCANHASWKDILVLSSVADVVFVAKSEVKQWPVFGILARLQASIFVVREQKRSTGKQVSEIGQRLACGEIVVLFPEGTTSDGNRLLEIKTSLFGAAASAVPHSPTGMVHVQPVAISYTGIHGMPMGRFNRPIAAWPGDTGLVPHLLGILREGAIEVDVDFGEAVDYDHHTNRKEVSRVIEQRIRSMLSDRLRGRA from the coding sequence ATGATCAATTGGCTGCGGATCATTTTGTTCGCGCTGGTGCTGGCGTTGGCCTCGCTCGTGCTGATGCCGATCCAGATCGTCTGCCTTTGGCTCGATCTGAAGCCGCGCCGCCTGTTGCCGCGCTACTGGCACCGCATGGCCTGTTATCTGCTCGGCATCAAGGTGCGCGTCCATGGCATGCCCGAACGCCGCCGGCCGCTGCTTCTGTGCGCCAACCACGCCTCGTGGAAAGATATCCTGGTGTTGTCTTCGGTTGCCGACGTCGTCTTCGTCGCCAAGTCCGAGGTCAAGCAATGGCCGGTCTTCGGCATTCTCGCGCGGTTGCAGGCATCGATCTTCGTGGTGCGCGAGCAAAAGCGGTCGACCGGAAAGCAGGTCAGCGAGATCGGCCAGCGGCTCGCTTGCGGCGAGATCGTCGTGCTTTTCCCGGAAGGCACGACCTCCGACGGCAACCGCCTGCTCGAAATCAAGACGTCGCTGTTCGGCGCAGCCGCTTCTGCTGTGCCGCATTCACCGACCGGCATGGTCCACGTTCAGCCGGTCGCCATATCCTATACGGGCATTCACGGAATGCCGATGGGGCGCTTCAACAGGCCGATCGCCGCCTGGCCCGGTGATACCGGCTTGGTGCCGCATCTGCTCGGTATCCTGCGCGAAGGGGCGATCGAGGTGGATGTCGATTTCGGCGAGGCCGTCGACTACGACCACCACACCAACCGCAAGGAAGTCAGCCGCGTGATCGAGCAGCGCATCCGCTCGATGCTGTCGGACCGCCTGCGCGGACGGGCCTGA
- the murJ gene encoding murein biosynthesis integral membrane protein MurJ — protein sequence MSLVKKFATVGGATLGSRLFGFIRETFMAAALGTGPVADAFNTAFRLPNTFRRLFAEGAFNSAFVPLFAREIEANGMEGARRFSEEVFGVLFTVLLFLTVVMELTMPFIVSNLIAPGFANDPAKLGNTIVFATIMFPYLACMSLAAMMAGMLNSLHRYFAAAIAPVFLNIILIGILGHAWYIGQDPIAVGYGLSWGVMAAGLVQLAIVWVAVRDAGIKIGFRRPRLTANVRRLLVLALPAAITGGITQINLLINTNIASAQEGAVSSLVYADRIYQLPLGVVGIAVATVLLPELARALRSGNVNEAANLQNRSVEFTLFLTLPAAAALLVMSEPIVRLLFERGEFSASSTVVVGHILAIYGLGLPAFVLIKAFIPGFFAREDTRTPMVFAGISVAVNVSLALTLFPRLGASGIATAEIVAGWVNAVLLFGMLVWRGHWGRDIPLLTRIPRLVIAAAGMALALHYALQWLAYEVSSAAPLIVRATTLCGLVAVAMAIYFAIAFGIGGANLGMIRRNIKRKAKAKADPAPAPDADA from the coding sequence ATGAGTCTGGTCAAGAAATTTGCAACCGTCGGCGGCGCCACGCTCGGCAGCCGTCTGTTCGGCTTCATCCGCGAAACCTTCATGGCGGCGGCCCTCGGCACCGGCCCGGTCGCCGATGCCTTCAACACCGCCTTCCGCCTGCCCAACACCTTTCGCCGGCTCTTTGCCGAGGGCGCATTCAATTCCGCCTTCGTGCCGCTTTTTGCCAGGGAGATCGAGGCGAACGGCATGGAAGGGGCGCGGCGGTTCTCCGAAGAAGTCTTCGGCGTTCTCTTCACCGTGCTGTTGTTCCTGACGGTGGTGATGGAACTGACGATGCCGTTCATCGTCAGCAACCTGATCGCGCCCGGTTTCGCCAATGATCCGGCGAAGCTCGGCAATACCATCGTCTTCGCGACGATCATGTTTCCCTATCTCGCCTGCATGTCGCTTGCCGCGATGATGGCGGGAATGCTCAATTCGCTGCACCGCTATTTCGCCGCGGCGATCGCTCCGGTGTTCCTCAATATCATCCTCATCGGCATCCTCGGCCATGCCTGGTACATCGGCCAGGATCCGATTGCGGTCGGCTACGGCCTCTCCTGGGGCGTGATGGCGGCCGGTCTCGTGCAATTGGCGATCGTCTGGGTCGCGGTGCGCGACGCCGGCATCAAGATCGGCTTTCGCCGCCCGCGGCTGACGGCCAATGTCAGGCGGCTGCTGGTGCTGGCGTTGCCGGCCGCGATCACCGGCGGCATCACCCAGATCAACCTCCTGATCAACACCAACATCGCCTCGGCGCAGGAAGGTGCTGTGTCGTCGCTCGTCTATGCCGACCGTATCTACCAGCTGCCGCTCGGCGTCGTCGGCATTGCGGTCGCAACCGTGCTTTTGCCGGAACTGGCGCGCGCGCTGCGCTCCGGCAACGTCAACGAGGCCGCGAACCTGCAGAACCGCTCGGTGGAATTCACCCTGTTTCTGACGTTGCCGGCGGCGGCGGCCTTGCTTGTCATGTCGGAGCCGATTGTCCGGCTGCTGTTCGAACGTGGTGAATTCTCCGCGTCGTCGACGGTGGTCGTCGGCCATATCCTGGCGATCTACGGCCTCGGCCTGCCGGCTTTCGTGCTGATCAAGGCGTTCATCCCCGGCTTCTTTGCCCGCGAGGACACGCGCACGCCGATGGTCTTTGCCGGCATTTCGGTTGCGGTGAACGTGTCGCTGGCGCTGACGCTGTTTCCGCGGCTGGGCGCAAGCGGCATCGCGACGGCGGAAATCGTTGCCGGCTGGGTGAATGCCGTGCTGCTGTTCGGCATGCTCGTCTGGCGTGGCCATTGGGGACGCGACATTCCGCTTCTGACCCGCATTCCCCGTCTCGTCATTGCCGCGGCCGGCATGGCGCTCGCCTTGCATTATGCTCTTCAGTGGTTGGCCTACGAAGTGTCGTCGGCAGCGCCGTTGATCGTGCGCGCAACCACGCTCTGCGGTCTGGTGGCCGTCGCCATGGCGATCTATTTCGCGATCGCCTTCGGTATCGGCGGCGCTAATCTCGGCATGATCCGCCGCAACATCAAGCGCAAGGCGAAGGCCAAGGCAGACCCTGCTCCAGCGCCGGACGCAGACGCCTGA
- the miaB gene encoding tRNA (N6-isopentenyl adenosine(37)-C2)-methylthiotransferase MiaB yields the protein MTQETALLTTPATGDERTPARKVFVKTYGCQMNVYDSDRMSDALTRDGYVSTDVLEDADFVLLNTCHIREKAAEKVYSELGRLRDLKKAKALEGREMVIGVAGCVAQAEGNEILRRAPAVDLVIGPTTYHRLPEALKRARNGERVVQTDYAVEDKFEHLPAPDKARTRARGVTAFLTVQEGCDKFCTFCVVPYTRGSEVSRPVAQIVSEAEKLVEAGVREITLLGQNVNAWHGLGPDGREWGLGDLLQCLGDIEGLARLRYTTSHPRDMDDSLIEAHRSMPKLMPYLHLPVQAGSDRILKAMNRRHTAAEYLALIARIRAVQPDLALSGDFIVGFPGETDEDFEATIRLVEAVGYAQAFSFKYSTRPGTPGADLEDQVPEDVKAKRLERLQALLISQQRAFAESCVGREIDLLLEKPGRMPGQLVGRSPWLQPVNVDAKASQIGDIIKVRIIKAGPNSLFAEMIG from the coding sequence ATGACCCAGGAAACAGCTCTTCTGACGACGCCCGCAACGGGCGACGAACGCACGCCGGCCCGCAAGGTTTTCGTCAAGACCTACGGCTGTCAGATGAATGTCTACGATTCCGACCGCATGTCGGATGCGTTGACGCGTGACGGCTATGTCTCGACGGATGTGCTTGAGGATGCCGACTTCGTCCTGCTCAACACCTGTCACATCCGCGAGAAGGCGGCAGAGAAGGTCTATTCCGAACTCGGTCGCCTGCGCGATCTGAAGAAGGCGAAGGCGCTCGAGGGCCGGGAGATGGTGATCGGCGTTGCTGGCTGCGTTGCCCAGGCCGAAGGCAACGAGATCCTGCGCCGCGCGCCGGCGGTCGACCTCGTCATCGGGCCGACCACCTATCACCGTCTGCCGGAAGCGCTGAAGCGTGCGCGCAACGGCGAGCGCGTCGTCCAGACCGACTACGCCGTCGAGGACAAGTTCGAGCATCTGCCGGCACCCGACAAGGCCAGGACCCGCGCGCGCGGCGTCACAGCGTTCCTGACGGTGCAGGAAGGCTGCGACAAGTTCTGCACTTTCTGCGTCGTTCCCTATACCCGCGGATCGGAGGTCTCCCGTCCCGTCGCCCAGATCGTCTCGGAAGCGGAAAAGCTGGTCGAAGCCGGTGTGCGCGAGATCACCTTGCTCGGCCAGAACGTCAACGCCTGGCATGGGCTCGGCCCCGACGGCCGCGAATGGGGCCTCGGCGATCTGCTGCAATGTCTTGGCGACATCGAGGGGCTGGCGCGGCTGCGTTACACCACCAGCCACCCCCGCGACATGGACGACAGCCTGATCGAGGCGCATCGATCGATGCCGAAGCTGATGCCCTATCTGCACCTGCCGGTCCAGGCAGGCTCCGACCGCATCCTCAAGGCGATGAACAGGCGGCATACGGCGGCCGAGTATCTGGCGCTGATCGCGCGCATCCGCGCGGTGCAGCCGGACCTCGCCTTGTCGGGTGATTTCATCGTCGGCTTCCCCGGCGAGACCGACGAAGACTTCGAAGCGACCATAAGGCTGGTCGAGGCCGTGGGTTATGCACAGGCATTTTCGTTCAAATATTCGACCCGTCCCGGCACGCCCGGCGCCGACCTCGAGGATCAGGTTCCGGAGGACGTAAAAGCCAAGCGTCTGGAAAGATTGCAGGCTTTGCTGATTTCGCAGCAGCGCGCCTTTGCCGAATCCTGTGTCGGACGCGAAATCGACCTGCTTTTGGAGAAGCCGGGCCGCATGCCCGGGCAACTCGTCGGCCGGTCCCCCTGGCTGCAGCCCGTGAATGTTGATGCAAAAGCATCGCAAATCGGTGACATTATCAAGGTGCGAATCATCAAGGCGGGACCGAACAGTCTGTTTGCCGAGATGATCGGGTAA
- a CDS encoding [protein-PII] uridylyltransferase — translation MGRHETSFPEILDVAALRAKCDFIASAHAEQREPMRQALLAAFKQANVAGRAKARELFAGDGGGILCAERISWLQDQLITVLHDFVLNEIFDAANAAPASRIAVAAVGGYGRGTLAPGSDIDLLFLLPVKKAVWAEPAIEFMLYILWDLGFKVGHATRTIEDCIRLSRADMTIRTAILETRYICGSETLAAELETRFDHEIVRNTGPDFIAAKLAERDERHRKAGDTRYLVEPNVKEGKGGLRDLHTLFWIAKYFYRVKDSADLIKLGVLSRTEYKLFQKAEDFLWAVRCHMHFLTGKAEERLSFDIQREIAEALGYHDHPGLSAVERFMKHYFLVAKDVGDLTRIFCAALEDQQAKDAPGLSGIIGRFTHRSRKIAGTLDFVDDGGRIALSSPDVFKRDPVNLLRFFHIADINNLEFHPAALRQVTRSLGLIKPQLRENEEANRLFLSILTSRRKPELILRRMNEAGVLGRFIPDFGKIVSMMQFNMYHHYTVDEHLLRAVDVLSRVERGIEEDAHPLVAKLMPGIEDREVLYVAVLLHDIAKGRPEDHSVAGAKVARRLCPRFGLTPKQTELVAWLIDEHLTMSMVAQTRDLNDRKTIVDFAERVQSLDRLKMLLILTVCDIRAVGPGVWNGWKGQLLRTLYYETELLLSGGFSELSRKERAAHAATMLSDALTDWPASEREAYVRLHYQPYLLTVALEDQVRHARFIREADAAGKALSTMVRTHQFHAITEITVLSPDHPRLLTVIAGACAAAGANIVDAQIFTTSDGRALDTILVNREFSVDGDETRRAASIGRLIEDALSGRKRLPEVIASRTKVKKRNKAFTVTPEVTISNTLSNKFTVIEVECLDRPGLLSEITAVLSDLSLDIASAHITTFGEKVIDTFYITDLVGQKVTSENRQMNIAARLKAVMADEADEVRDRMPSGIIAPAVGTSSAQRTTKAET, via the coding sequence ATGGGCAGACACGAAACTTCCTTTCCCGAAATTCTCGACGTCGCGGCGCTTCGGGCGAAATGCGACTTCATCGCCTCGGCCCACGCCGAGCAGCGCGAACCGATGCGTCAGGCACTGCTTGCGGCCTTCAAACAGGCAAATGTTGCAGGCCGCGCCAAGGCGCGCGAACTGTTTGCTGGCGATGGCGGCGGTATCCTTTGCGCCGAGCGTATCTCCTGGCTTCAGGACCAGCTGATCACGGTGCTGCATGATTTCGTGCTCAACGAGATTTTCGATGCCGCCAATGCAGCCCCGGCAAGCCGCATCGCTGTCGCTGCCGTTGGCGGTTACGGCCGCGGCACGCTGGCACCCGGCTCGGACATCGACCTGCTCTTCCTGCTGCCGGTGAAGAAGGCCGTCTGGGCCGAGCCCGCCATCGAATTCATGCTCTACATCCTGTGGGATCTGGGCTTCAAGGTCGGCCACGCCACCCGCACGATCGAGGACTGCATCCGGCTCTCGCGTGCCGACATGACGATCCGCACGGCAATCCTCGAGACCCGCTATATCTGTGGTTCCGAAACGCTGGCGGCTGAACTCGAAACGCGCTTCGACCATGAGATCGTGCGCAACACCGGGCCGGACTTCATCGCCGCCAAGCTTGCCGAACGCGACGAGCGCCACCGCAAGGCCGGCGACACGCGCTATCTCGTCGAGCCCAACGTCAAGGAAGGCAAGGGCGGGCTTCGAGACCTGCACACACTGTTCTGGATCGCCAAGTATTTTTACCGGGTCAAGGATTCGGCCGATCTGATCAAGCTCGGCGTCCTCTCCCGCACGGAATACAAGCTGTTCCAGAAGGCGGAGGATTTCCTCTGGGCGGTGCGTTGCCACATGCATTTCTTGACCGGCAAGGCCGAGGAACGGCTGTCCTTCGACATTCAGCGCGAGATCGCCGAGGCGCTCGGCTATCACGACCACCCCGGCCTTTCGGCGGTCGAGCGCTTCATGAAGCACTACTTCCTGGTGGCCAAGGATGTCGGCGATCTCACCCGCATCTTCTGCGCCGCACTCGAAGACCAGCAGGCCAAGGACGCGCCCGGCCTTTCCGGCATCATCGGCCGCTTCACCCATCGCAGCCGCAAGATTGCCGGCACGCTCGACTTCGTCGATGACGGCGGGCGCATAGCACTTTCGAGCCCCGATGTGTTCAAGCGCGATCCGGTCAACCTTTTGCGCTTCTTCCACATCGCCGACATCAACAATCTCGAGTTCCACCCGGCAGCGCTTCGGCAGGTGACGCGCTCGCTCGGCTTGATCAAGCCGCAGCTGCGCGAGAACGAGGAGGCGAACCGGCTGTTCCTGTCGATCCTGACCTCGCGCCGCAAGCCGGAGCTGATCCTTCGCCGCATGAACGAAGCGGGCGTGCTCGGGCGGTTCATTCCGGATTTCGGCAAGATCGTCTCGATGATGCAGTTCAACATGTACCACCACTATACGGTGGACGAGCATCTGCTGCGCGCGGTCGACGTTCTCTCGCGCGTCGAGCGCGGCATCGAGGAGGACGCCCACCCGCTGGTCGCCAAACTGATGCCGGGGATCGAGGACCGCGAGGTGCTCTACGTCGCCGTGCTTCTGCACGATATCGCCAAGGGTCGGCCGGAGGATCATTCGGTCGCCGGTGCCAAGGTGGCGCGCCGGCTCTGCCCGCGCTTTGGCCTGACGCCGAAGCAAACCGAGCTTGTCGCCTGGCTGATCGACGAGCACCTGACAATGTCGATGGTCGCCCAGACCCGCGACCTCAACGATCGCAAGACCATCGTCGACTTTGCCGAGCGGGTGCAGTCGCTCGACCGGTTGAAGATGCTCTTGATCCTCACCGTCTGCGACATCCGCGCCGTCGGCCCGGGCGTCTGGAACGGCTGGAAGGGGCAGCTGCTCCGTACACTCTATTATGAAACCGAACTCCTGCTTTCGGGCGGCTTCTCCGAGCTGTCGCGCAAGGAGCGCGCTGCCCATGCGGCAACGATGCTGAGCGACGCGCTGACCGACTGGCCGGCAAGCGAGCGCGAAGCCTATGTGCGGCTGCATTATCAACCCTATCTGCTGACCGTGGCGCTCGAGGATCAGGTGCGTCACGCCCGCTTCATCCGCGAGGCGGATGCCGCCGGCAAGGCGCTGTCGACCATGGTGCGCACGCACCAGTTCCATGCGATCACCGAAATCACCGTGCTGTCGCCCGACCATCCGCGGCTCTTGACGGTCATCGCCGGCGCCTGTGCTGCGGCGGGCGCCAACATCGTCGACGCGCAGATCTTCACCACTTCGGACGGCCGGGCGCTTGATACGATCCTGGTCAACCGCGAGTTTTCCGTCGACGGCGACGAGACGCGCCGGGCGGCCAGCATCGGCAGGTTGATCGAGGACGCGCTGTCCGGTCGCAAGCGGCTGCCGGAGGTGATCGCCAGCCGCACCAAGGTCAAGAAGCGCAACAAGGCCTTCACTGTTACGCCTGAGGTGACGATCAGCAATACGCTGTCGAACAAGTTCACGGTCATCGAGGTCGAGTGTCTCGACCGTCCCGGCCTGCTGTCGGAGATCACCGCCGTCCTGTCGGACCTTTCGCTCGACATTGCCTCGGCGCACATCACCACCTTCGGCGAGAAGGTCATCGACACCTTCTACATCACCGATCTCGTCGGCCAGAAGGTCACCAGTGAAAACCGCCAGATGAACATCGCCGCCCGCCTCAAGGCCGTCATGGCCGACGAGGCCGACGAGGTTCGAGACCGGATGCCATCCGGCATCATCGCGCCTGCCGTAGGCACGTCCTCCGCTCAAAGAACGACAAAAGCCGAAACATGA
- a CDS encoding NifU family protein, translating to MFIQTEATPNPATLKFLPGKVVLESGTAEFRDEEEARAGSPLAARLFSIPGVSGVYFGYDFITVSKDGQEWQHLKPAILGSIMEHFMSGAPIMAGAGRAEQLDEEDEFFEPGDETIVATIKELLETRVRPAVAQDGGDITFRGFKDGTVFLNMKGACSGCPSSTATLKHGVQNLLRHFVPEVEAVEAV from the coding sequence ATGTTCATCCAGACCGAAGCCACGCCGAACCCGGCCACGCTCAAGTTCCTGCCGGGCAAGGTCGTTCTGGAAAGCGGCACTGCCGAATTCCGCGACGAGGAAGAAGCACGCGCCGGTTCGCCGCTTGCTGCCCGCCTGTTCTCGATCCCTGGCGTCAGCGGTGTCTACTTCGGCTACGACTTCATCACCGTCAGCAAGGACGGGCAGGAGTGGCAGCACCTGAAGCCCGCCATCCTCGGCTCGATCATGGAGCACTTCATGTCCGGTGCGCCGATCATGGCCGGAGCGGGCCGCGCCGAGCAGCTGGACGAAGAAGACGAATTCTTCGAGCCCGGCGACGAGACCATTGTCGCAACCATCAAGGAACTGCTCGAAACCCGGGTTCGCCCGGCGGTGGCTCAGGACGGTGGCGACATCACCTTCCGCGGCTTCAAGGACGGTACCGTGTTCCTGAACATGAAGGGTGCCTGCTCTGGCTGCCCGTCGTCGACGGCGACCCTGAAGCATGGCGTGCAGAATCTGCTGCGGCATTTCGTTCCCGAGGTGGAAGCGGTCGAAGCCGTCTGA
- the trpS gene encoding tryptophan--tRNA ligase, with amino-acid sequence MNEFKPLVFSGVQPTGNLHLGNYLGAIRKFVALQENNDCIYCVVDLHSITAQLVHEDLKGQIRSIAAAFIASGIDPEKHIVFNQSAVPQHAELAWIFNCVARIGWMNRMTQFKDKAGKDRENASLGLLAYPSLMAADILVYRATHVPVGDDQKQHLELTRDIAQKFNIDFMEHIRRGGYGVDMVVGEEPVHAYFPPVEPLIGGATPRVMSLRDGTKKMSKSDPSDLSRVNLMDDAETISKKIRKAKTDPDALPSELDGLKGRPEAENLVGIYAALSDKTKEEVLGEFGGQQFSVFKPALVDLAVEVLSPITGEMRRLMGDTAHIDAILRDGGERARARAEKTMSEVREIIGFLQ; translated from the coding sequence ATGAACGAATTCAAGCCGCTCGTATTTTCCGGTGTGCAGCCGACGGGCAACCTCCATCTCGGTAATTATCTCGGCGCGATCCGCAAGTTCGTGGCTCTGCAGGAAAACAACGATTGCATCTATTGCGTCGTCGACCTGCATTCGATCACCGCGCAGCTCGTGCATGAGGACCTGAAGGGGCAGATCCGCTCGATCGCCGCAGCCTTCATCGCGTCCGGCATCGATCCGGAAAAGCATATCGTCTTCAATCAGTCGGCCGTGCCGCAGCATGCGGAACTCGCGTGGATCTTCAACTGCGTCGCCCGTATCGGCTGGATGAACCGGATGACCCAGTTCAAGGACAAGGCCGGCAAGGACCGCGAGAACGCCTCGCTGGGCCTGCTTGCCTATCCGAGCCTGATGGCCGCCGACATTCTCGTCTATCGCGCCACCCATGTTCCTGTCGGCGACGACCAGAAGCAGCATCTCGAATTGACGCGCGACATCGCCCAGAAATTCAATATCGACTTCATGGAGCACATCCGTCGTGGTGGCTACGGCGTCGACATGGTCGTCGGCGAAGAGCCTGTTCATGCCTATTTCCCGCCGGTGGAGCCGCTGATCGGCGGCGCAACGCCGCGTGTCATGTCGCTGCGTGACGGCACCAAGAAGATGTCGAAGTCCGATCCGTCGGATCTTTCGCGCGTCAACCTGATGGATGATGCCGAAACCATCTCCAAGAAGATCCGCAAGGCCAAGACCGACCCGGATGCGCTCCCGAGCGAGCTCGACGGCCTCAAGGGACGCCCCGAGGCGGAAAACCTCGTCGGCATCTATGCGGCCCTTTCCGACAAGACCAAGGAAGAAGTGCTGGGCGAATTCGGTGGCCAGCAGTTCTCGGTGTTCAAGCCGGCCCTGGTCGACCTGGCGGTCGAGGTTCTGTCGCCAATCACTGGCGAGATGCGCCGCCTGATGGGCGACACGGCCCACATCGACGCCATCCTTCGCGATGGTGGCGAGCGTGCCCGGGCGCGGGCGGAAAAGACCATGAGCGAGGTTCGCGAAATCATCGGATTTCTGCAGTAA